The Acinonyx jubatus isolate Ajub_Pintada_27869175 chromosome A2, VMU_Ajub_asm_v1.0, whole genome shotgun sequence genomic sequence CCTCTCCTAACCATGACTATTTCAGAAATCCCCAGACACCAGTAGAGCTGCCTGAGGAAGCAGTAGCTAAGAATGCATGTTCTGGACTCCCAACAGACCCAAGATTAAACACCCCCGTCCCACTcctctgtgtgaccttaggcaggctatttaacccctctgagcctgtttcctcttctctaaaatgggaaGCATCGTAGCATTTACCTTAGAGCAGCAGTGCTCAAAGCGACCCCCTCTCCAGCAGTATCAGCATGGCTGACGAACTGGCTAGGTACATGGGTTCTCAGGCCCCACTCAGACCTCCGGAACCAAACTCCAGTGGGCCCAACCAGCTGTTTTCATGAGATTCTGAAGTGCACTCAAATTGGCGGCCCTCTACCTGGTAGGTCTATGAGGCAGCAAAGgcaacccaggctccccaaagtcCAGACAACTTGCCCACCCTGTGTTAACCCCCTCTCTCCAGGTGCGGTTCCCATCCCACTTCAGCTCCGACCTGAAGGATCTGCTGCGGAACCTACTGCAGGTGGACCTCACCAAACGCTTTGGGAACCTCAAGAACGGAGTCAACGATATCAAGAACCACAAATGGTTTGCCACAACTGACTGGATCGCCATCTACCAGAGGAAGGTGGGCCGCCTCCTTCCCCGTGCCacgtgctcccccccccccccccccagtgcacTGAGGGTTTGGGGAGGAGGCTGTAAGCGAGAGAGGGCTGCCAGTGGAGAGATGGAAAGGGAAGTGGCATTTGAAAATAGGCCACAGGCTCTGAGTCAACCTAGCTGAGGCACCTTAGAGCAGTGGGGGTCTAGAAATGGGATTGTGGGGTCATTTGgccactctgtgaccttgggcaggagATGCCCCTCTGGTGAGTTGGCTATAATGAGACTCTTAGGTTATTAAGGTGAATTCACAGCCTGATGCTAAGCTCAGGCCTGGGTCAGAGTAAGTCATCTCATAAATGTTAGGCCATTCACATTTATTGTTATAAGGATGATTATGTTGACTACTGAGGTCTGGGTGGTTCTTAACCCCTCTCCAGGTGGAAGCTCCCTTCATACCAAAGTTTAAAGGCCCTGGGGACACGAGTAATTTCGACGACTATGAGGAGGAAGAGATCCGAGTCTCCATCAATGAGAAGTGTGGCAAGGAGTTTACTGAGTTTTAGGGGTGTGCCTATGCCCccatgggttttctttctttctttcttctttctttttttttttttttttttttttttggtggggggtgggtgggagggttggATTGAACAGCCAGAGGGCCCCAGAGTTCCTTGCATCTaatttcacccccaccccaccctccagggTAGGGGGGAGCAGGAAGCCCAGATACATGGAGGGATGGAAACACCAGCTGCTCCCCCTCATTCCCTCACCCTCCTGCTCCCACCCCCAGACCCAACTGCttttgccttcctcctcccctaaagccccccccccccggccacccCCAACCAGCCTACTTCTGCCTGTTTTAAATGAGTTTCTGAGTTCCAGTCAGACCACGTCTTGCTGGTGTATTCAGGGACAGGGTGTGCAAAGAGAGGCCCAAACTTAACTCCATCCCCATTCCCCCAAACCACAGGCATCACTAACTAATGAAGGAAAGGCCAGCCTTCTCTTCAGAGCAATGGTGACTGGAGAGGAGAGATTTTAGTGACCTGTTCAGTGGGCTGCttgctagaatttaaaaaaaaaaaaatttttgtatacTCTTATTTAAGTTCCAccagtgcctccctccctccttcctctaccCTTACCCCTTCCATGCCCCCCACTTCCCAAATCCATTTTAACTAGGCTGAGAAGCAGACTGAATTTGTAAAGGAAGGAGCTGGGGTTCAAACCTCCGCCCCAAGCTGCTAatctcctctgctcctctgcccactccccccacctTGAGGTGGGGGGGTGTCCCCTGCCAAGCCTGGAAGGGTCTCAGCCCCTTTAGGAAGCCCCTATCCCCTTCTGCCCCAACAGACCTTTCTTCACCCTTGGGCTTCGGGACCGAGACAAAGcagctgcccctctccctgccaaaGAGGAGTTGCCCCCCAAAAAGATAGAAGGGGAGCCCCAACCCCAGGGTCTTTCCTCCCACCAGCACTCGCCCCAAACTCCTGAATTTTATTCTCAGCTAGATTTTAATGCCCAGCCTCCTCTCGGCTCAGTTGGGAAGGCAACCCCAGCAAAAGAAGGCAAAGCCCTCCTCCCTCTTGTGGCCCCGGGTTCAAGGCCAGGGTTGCTGGGGAGGGGCTGCCGGTTTTATTCACCTAGCAGcctccgccccccctccccccaacctggGCGCTCCTCCTCTGCTTAGCTGTCAGGTGTCCatcactcctccccccccccccatttgtgcTTTTTTCTCTCAACAGAAAAGTGGGGAGCCCCTGGGGAACCACCCCATTCATCCCCATATCTGTCTCTCATAACTTCTCCCCAACCAGGAGGAGCTCTCAGGCCTAGGATGGGGCCCCGGGTGGGCGCGGGGGCGATTCAACCTGTGTGCTGCGAAGGACGCGACTTCCTCTTGAACAGTGTGCTGTTGTaaacatatttgaaaactattaccaataaagttttgtttaaaaaaaaagtgtcgcTGGTGTTCCCGACTTCGgtcacccacccacacacccccaggGGTTTGGAAAGACCATTTCGGACCCCAACGTCCAGGCTGATCAGGACCTGGCCTGGAGTCTTTGTAAAACCGGGTTTAGCCGGAATTCCGCCACTACCCCGCCCTGCAGGAGAGGGGGGCGCCAAATTGCCCTTTGACCCTGGATTCGGGGTTCCCGAATCTGTGGCGCGCCCCCTCGGCGTCCAGCCCCCGGCCGAGAGGGCGCTCTAGGGAGACGCTGGGGCCGGCGCGCCGGGAGGCCgagcggcggcggaggcggcccCGGCAAGGGGGGGggtaaggggtgggggagacggtgcgcgcccccctccccgcaTCCTCGGCGCGGAGCGCGGGGACAAGCGCGCCGTTGGGGCGCGGGGGCGGCGACAGTCCGAGGGTCCCCGCGGCGCCCGACAAGCGCAGCGGCCCGGCCCGCGGGCGGCGAGTTCCCGGTAAGTGCGGTCCCGAGAGCGGAGCGCGCCGGGGAGGCGTGGAGAGGGGGGCTGGGCGCCGGGGACGTCTGGGTCCCGCGCCCAATGGCTGGAGGGCGGCCgagcgccgcccgcccgccccgcccgccccctctcccctccccccggcgctcccctccccctcccccgcccgccgctttcccccgcccccgccccggcgccAACTCCACGGCGCCTCCTTAAAAAGCGCGCGGGAGTTGTAAGGGGGGGCCGGAGCGAGCCAGAGTGAGCGAGAGCGCAGGGTAaagggggcgggcggggggcccGAGCTCCACCTTAAAAGCGGGcgcgtgggggtgggagggaggaaggcgggcggcggggaggagggagggagggaaggaaggggggccGGAGTGTCCCGGGCGCAGGGCGCGcgtgcggcggcggcggcggcggggaggggccGGCCGCGCCgcgctcccctcctccctcctcgcATCCCCGGCCCCGCGCGCGCCCAGCAGAAGCGggtctgtgtgtgcgtgcgtgcgagtgagtgagtgtgtgcatatttttttctctcttttctttctctctcactgttttttctctctctcgctccctctctctcgctttttttttttttttttttttttttgcaaagaaacaGCAGCGCCGCCGCCGCTCCGCCGAGGCGCTGCGCCCCCCGGGGGGGAGGCGGAGGAGGCGGGCAGCGGCGGAGGGAGGGGAGCCGGAGAGGGGGGCGCCGCGCTGGGAGGGAGGCAGCGCGCACGGTGCAGCCGGGCCGGGCGGGAGGCATGGCGGGGCCCCCGGCCCTACCCCCGCCGGAGACGGCGGCGGCCGCCACCACGGCGGCCGCTGCCTCGTCGTCCGCCGCTTCCCCGCACTACCAAGAGTGGATCCTGGACACCATCGACTCGCTGCGCTCGCGCAAGGCGCGGCCGGACCTGGAGCGCATCTGCCGGATGGTGCGGCGGCGGCACGGCCCGGAGCCGGAGCGCACGCGCGCCGAGCTCGAGAAACTGATCCAGCAGCGCGCCGTGCTCCGGGTCAGCTACAAGGGGAGCATCTCGTACCGCAACGCGGCGCGCGTCCAGCCGCCCCGGCGCGGAGCCACCCCGCCGGCCCCGCCGCGCGCCCCCCGCGGGGgcccagccgccgccgccgccgccgccgcgccgccgcccacgcccgccccgccgccaccgcccgcgcccgtcgccgccgccgccccggcccgGGCGCCCCGCgcggccgccgctgccgccgccacAGCGCCCCCCTCGCCCGGCCCCGCGCAGCCGGGCCCCCGCGCGCAGCGGGCCGCGCCCCTGgccgcgccgccgcccgcgcctGCCGCTCCTCCGGCAGTGGCGCCCCCGGCCGGCCCGCGCCGCGCCCCCCCGCCCGCCGTCGCCGCCCGGgagccgccgctgccgccgccgccacaGCCGCCGGCGCcgccacagcagcagcagccgccgccgccgcagccacAGCAGCCGCCGGAGGGGGGCGCGGCGCGGGCCGGCGGCCCGGCGCGGCCCGTGAGCCTGCGGGAAGTCGTGCGCTACCTCGGGGGCAGCGGCGGCGCCGGCGGTCGCCTGACCCGCGGCCGCGTGCAGGGGTTGCTGGAGGAAGAGGCGGCAGCGCGGGGCCGCCTGGAGCGCACCCGCCTCGGAGCGCTCGCACTGCCCCGCGGGGACAGGCCCGGACGGGCGCCGCCGGCCGCCAGCGCCCGCGCGTCGCGGAGCAAGGTGAGCGCGCCGGGgaaagggcggggtggggggggtgggtgccgCGCTGTAGGCAGGTGCGGGCGAAGTTGGTGGTGGGGCGCGAGTCCCGGGAGGAACCGGGTGGCGGGCGGCCTTGGCTTTTCGCGTCTTCCCTGCGGGTTCGGCCCGTGGTGACCTTGGCAAGTGACTTAATCttcccgagcctcagtttcctctgcttGTACAACGCGACTTAATAGCAGTAGCGACCCCTTGAGGTTGTTGAGCGAGTTTAGTGAGATTTGGCTACTAAGGGCTTTATTAACACAGAGCGTGGCACGGACTGAATGCGTAAAAGTTAGTCCGTGTTGATATTAAAGGTGGGTGGTAAGCACACCGCTCGATCCTGGATCACAGGGACTGGGCGAAAGGCCAGAACAGCCACTAAcctttccctgcttctctccctggcaCCAGAGAGGTGGAGAAGAGCGGGTGcttgagaaggaagaagaggaagaagatgatgaagatgaagatgatgaagatgatgtgTCAGAGGGATCCGAAGTGCCGGAGGGTGACCGTCCAGCAGGTGCCCAGCACCACCAGCTTAATGGCGAGCGAGGCCCTCAGAGTGCCAAGGAGAGGGTCAAGGAGTGGACACCCTGTGGACCCCTCCAGGGCCAGGATGAGGGCCGGGGGCCAGCACCAGGCAGTGGTACCCGCCAAGTGTTCTCCATGGCAGCCATGAATAAGGAAGGGGGATCAGGTAAGGATCTCTCTGAGTTGGGGAAGGTTGCCTGATGGGGAGGAACTGAGCCCCAAGACAAAGCCACAGGcatatgctttttctttcccaGCCTCTGCTGCCACTGGGCCAGACTCCCCGTCCCCTGTGCCTTTGCCCCCAGGAAAACCAGCCCTCCCTGGGGCTGATGGGACCCCCTTTGGCTGTCCGTAAGTTGGGGAATTTGAGCCATGGGCGTGTTGCCTACCGACGTGTAATAGAACCAGAGGAGTATCGCTACTCACTGGTTCCCCTTGTTCTGCCACAGTTCTGGGCGCAAAGAGAAGCCGGCTGACCCTGTGGAGTGGACAGTGATGGACGTGGTCGAGTACTTCACTGAGGCCGGCTTCCCCGAGCAGGCAACAGCTTTCCAAGAGCAGGTGAGTTCCCAACCCTCAATGTACCCCTCTCTATCCCAGGGCCTCagtggtgggggggaagggcgATCTGCTCTGACTGTCTGTCTGTCCCACCCAGGAAATCGATGGCAAGTCTTTGCTGCTCATGCAGCGCACAGATGTGCTGACTGGCCTGTCCATCCGCCTGGGCCCAGCCCTGAAAATCTACGAGCACCACATCAAGGTGCTGCAGCAAGGCCACTTTGAGGATGACGACCCCGATGGCTTTCTAGGCTGAGcacccagcctctcccctgccccaacccATTCCAGCCCCCATCTCACCCGAAACCCCCAGAGTCCAGGAGCTGGATGGGGACGCTCTCAGCCCTCCTAACAGATTCCAGTGAGGGGGGTGTTCCTCCCTACTCCTCTCTTCCCTGTGTTTCCCCAGCATACATACATTTGGCCCCCAGCACATCCTGTACTCCATGATAGAGGAGTGTGGGGTGAGAACAGGGCCTGCTCATTTCACCCCAGGAagccaacctcccccccccccccccaagtctaggtcatttttggaaaaaaaaaaatgggggcttCCCATCTCCCCTAGATCCTCTTCAGTTCAGCCAGATGTTTCCTATATAAATGTTTTGTTCTGCCTGTTCATTTTGGTGGGtggcctttcctctctcccccaccacccacgCCCCATCCCGGTCTGCCCCTGGCCTCCAGCCCCTGGGAATAGCCGGGGTGGGGTCCCTGGGTCTTCCCTaaccctctttctttctgttggttGTCGCTCCAGCTGGCCGTATTGCTTTTTAATATTGCACCgaaggttttttaaataaagttttaaaaaaaaaaatgccgggAGTTCACTTCATgaa encodes the following:
- the SAMD1 gene encoding sterile alpha motif domain-containing protein 1, which translates into the protein MAGPPALPPPETAAAATTAAAASSSAASPHYQEWILDTIDSLRSRKARPDLERICRMVRRRHGPEPERTRAELEKLIQQRAVLRVSYKGSISYRNAARVQPPRRGATPPAPPRAPRGGPAAAAAAAAPPPTPAPPPPPAPVAAAAPARAPRAAAAAAATAPPSPGPAQPGPRAQRAAPLAAPPPAPAAPPAVAPPAGPRRAPPPAVAAREPPLPPPPQPPAPPQQQQPPPPQPQQPPEGGAARAGGPARPVSLREVVRYLGGSGGAGGRLTRGRVQGLLEEEAAARGRLERTRLGALALPRGDRPGRAPPAASARASRSKRGGEERVLEKEEEEEDDEDEDDEDDVSEGSEVPEGDRPAGAQHHQLNGERGPQSAKERVKEWTPCGPLQGQDEGRGPAPGSGTRQVFSMAAMNKEGGSASAATGPDSPSPVPLPPGKPALPGADGTPFGCPSGRKEKPADPVEWTVMDVVEYFTEAGFPEQATAFQEQEIDGKSLLLMQRTDVLTGLSIRLGPALKIYEHHIKVLQQGHFEDDDPDGFLG